The sequence below is a genomic window from Brachyhypopomus gauderio isolate BG-103 unplaced genomic scaffold, BGAUD_0.2 sc51, whole genome shotgun sequence.
ATTTACATGTACCTTACACTGATTAAAAAGCCATTAATACCTGTGAAATAATCCACCTCATTCTCCAGATGGTGAAAAAGCCGGTCAGCCTCCTCTTTGGAGAACAGGAAACTGTAGTCACAGTCCAAGCCTTCTGCCTCAATCTTCTGCCAAGGGATGGGTTGAGGGAATTCCTCCTCAACATCCTCAACTTCGTCTTTACGCACTTCTTTAGAGGCCTGCTGTAGAAGGTCCTCCCTCACACCTCTGTTTTGTTGTGCACACACAGCTACTTGCTTGTGCATTCTGTAGTCACTAGCGCATTCACTTCTGTTAATGTAATGACCTGGGAAACAGACCTTTATGtgtaaaacaaatatttaaagtgATTTTAACCGATTGGACTGTCATCATATATGATATGTATATTAATTATACCTGATTGTGAGTGAGTGGTGTGTAAAGTGGGGGCCCTAAACTCATGTCGCGTTTTCATTGGTTGGATAAACATTTGGCGGGACGTGAGAAACTAAGACCCAGGCGTCTCGACTCGGAGTTCCTACATTACCAGTCGGTTTACTCAGACGTTTAACAGACGTTTTCCATTGTTGAAAATGATTGGGCAGAAAAGCATCAAATCATTTTTCGCTCCAACGAGCAAAAAAAGAGATTTTGAGGAGCAAACTGGGAGCGACGGCGCGTGTAAGGTGAGAATAAGCGTTAGACCCGCACGCGCGGCTGCATCATCCGCCTACCTCGCTCCTTTAATTAGGACGCGCGTGTCTCACCACACGTATAGCTATTTTGTTTTTTGGCTTCACATTGTTCTTTAACGTGTTAATCGTGTTTCGCTGCCCTACCTGCGTCTAAATACGTTTTCACATACCTGCATCTAAATATGTTTCAACTACCGAAACGGAGCGCTGCGCGCGCGTGTAGACCTGCTGACCCGGAAGTAAAGCCTACGTCACACGcaaccaaaacacacacgaggTCCTTTACGCTGCTAAAAGATGAACagaatatataatatacaattATAAACTAATATATTTAGAAAACGACTTACTCGCATTGTCGAGTCTGTTGTTATACACGATTCGTAGCGTTCGGTCAATGTCAACGTTGTGTTCCTACAATAAAGGTCCGCACACAGCGCTGTGATCAGCGGTAACTAGAAGATATAAGATCACGTTAATTATAAGATCACGTTAGTGTTggtaccagagaccgtatatataagtatatatgtAAGTATATATACCGTCACTGGTTCAGACACGGACACGCGATGACTCTATTTTCAAATATTCCGCTGCGAATTTTGAGCGTACAAGTAACGAACCTTCATCTGAAACGATTATGGATTTCTACCAAGTATACTAAGATTTCATCCCAGGTGAAGAAGTTAAAAACAGCCCCCAGTGCAGTGCTGCCGTCGCCGTCCCGGAGCCCCGAACTGCTGGATCGGACCGCCAGGAGCGAGAAGGCGCAGGACCTGCTGGCAGCTCACGCCACTCCGGCTGGAATTGGGGAAAGTTGGCGAAGAGCACTTGGCGCTCAGTTTGGAAAACCTTATTTCCGATCAGTAAGACATTGCACCAAGTTCATTTGTGATTCATCGGCTATTGCTCCGGCATTCATGAAGTAGGACATTCTTTCAACAGTTAATGTCCTTTGTTGCGGAGGAGAGGCAAAAACACACCATCTATCCGCCCCTCCACCAAGTGTTCACGTGGACCCACATGTGCGAGATAGAAGATGTGAGTTTTATTACACTGCCATTATGTTTATGGAATAAGTGATGCTCAAACGATACCATTATAAAACATTAAGAAACGAATCGGTTCAAAAATGTGTCAGGACCGTGTATGAGCACCCACTAACGAGAAAAGTGTTTGTTTCTGCAGGTAAAGGTTGTGGTGCTTGGTCAGGACCCATATCACGGGCCTAACCAGGCTCACGGGCTGTGCTTCAGTGTGCAAAGGCCTGTTCCACCTCCTCCAAGGTACTGCTGGTTTTCTGACCACTGATTTGGGTCCTTTCAGGTGCTAATGTGCTGTTTCTAGCAAACACTGGTTAGAGCTCAGTAATTAAAatatgtgatggtgatgatggaaATCAAAGATATATTAAGGCATATTATTTCAATATGAATTATTTTTTATTGAGTAATTATTTTGCATAGTGATTTCAAAGAAAAACTATGTACATAAGCAATTCTAAAATGGTATGCGTGTTAAAACGTCTGTACAGCAGGATTTGGGCGTTCTTATTGCTGTATGGGGCTCATGTTTGTGAGATGTCAACATGTGTATAATGTGTATTCATGTTTTACTTGCAGCTTGGTGAACATGTATAAAGAACTGCAAgcagacattgagggctttcaGCATCCAGGTCATGGTGATCTGACTGGATGGGCAAAACAAGGTGACCACTTTCTCTTCCTGGTTGCTGTCGCTTCATGTAAACATATGAAGTGAGTTTAAAGGCCATGTCATGACTTTGCAGGTGTTCTTTTGCTGAATGCTGTGCTGACCGTCCGAGCACATCAGGCCAACTCTCACAAGGACAAAGGATGGGAGATCTTTACAGATGCTGTGGTGAATTGGCTTAGTGCTAACCTGGAAGGTCTGGTCTTCATGCTGTGGGGCTCCTATGCTCAGAAGAAGGGGGCTGCAATTGACAGAGTAAGTCTGAGATATACTTCATTTCAAAATGATCAAAAACACTTGGAGTGTTTGTCAGTTGTCGTCATTTGTGACCTACAGAGTTGTTTTCTTTGTTGCCATCTTGTAGAAGCGGCACCATGTCCTCCAGAGTGTTCACCCCTCTCCACTGTCTGCACATCGTGGCTTCTTTGGGTGCAAACATTTCTCAAAGACCAATGAACTGTTAAAGAAATCTGGAAAGAAACCCATAGACTGGAAATCACTGTGAGTCAGTGGATGCCTACATTTGGTTTCATTTGAGTAACATTCCCATGGATCACtataagcttttgtttgtgATGGCCTGTGTGGTCATCTTCAGTAGTTTTACACTACTTGCATAGAAGACAAATTTATGCTGGACATTTTTCTCTAGGTCTTGATTTGTTGTTGACTTTTCCAGTTTTCTCCCATAGGATCTTTGAGTAAAgttctgtttctgtgttttgtatgtTGGTTGCTATAGTGTGGTTTGTTTGTGCAGACTGCCTGATTTGCTCTATAAGCTAGTGTGCTGTTAACAAGAGGTTTGTGATGTTTGTTTGTGGAGTTCCTTGTATAGTTCTTAAACCACTGATGAGTGGTTTTTGAAAAAAACAGTTTAAGCATTTGCACTATTTTATACCTTTTGTCCATGTTAAAATGAACCCTTTCTATTAAACATGTACTTATTAACATTGTGCGGCTGCTGAAGTTCATTTTTGACAAGAAGAAGTTTATGGGTATGTTTGTAATTGCACTCAGTTTTAAAGTAGGATAAGATGAGATGTTTAAATCTAATTAAATTGCAAGACATTCAAAGCATTTAGCTTGAGTATGGCCAAGGATGTAAATGTGATgcattattgcaatttattgaACTTGGttctataaaatataaaatattattaaCTGTCTAAAGTGGCTTCATAAGAGTTTTTGTATTCTTGGTTTCCAAGAATCTAATTTTAACTGGCTAATAGTAATTTATTAATGATATACTTTTGATGTTCCGTGGT
It includes:
- the unga gene encoding uracil-DNA glycosylase isoform X2, with translation MIGQKSIKSFFAPTSKKRDFEEQTGSDGACKVKKLKTAPSAVLPSPSRSPELLDRTARSEKAQDLLAAHATPAGIGESWRRALGAQFGKPYFRSLMSFVAEERQKHTIYPPLHQVFTWTHMCEIEDVKVVVLGQDPYHGPNQAHGLCFSVQRPVPPPPSLVNMYKELQADIEGFQHPGHGDLTGWAKQGVLLLNAVLTVRAHQANSHKDKGWEIFTDAVVNWLSANLEGLVFMLWGSYAQKKGAAIDRKRHHVLQSVHPSPLSAHRGFFGCKHFSKTNELLKKSGKKPIDWKSL
- the unga gene encoding uracil-DNA glycosylase isoform X1, with amino-acid sequence MTLFSNIPLRILSVQVTNLHLKRLWISTKYTKISSQVKKLKTAPSAVLPSPSRSPELLDRTARSEKAQDLLAAHATPAGIGESWRRALGAQFGKPYFRSLMSFVAEERQKHTIYPPLHQVFTWTHMCEIEDVKVVVLGQDPYHGPNQAHGLCFSVQRPVPPPPSLVNMYKELQADIEGFQHPGHGDLTGWAKQGVLLLNAVLTVRAHQANSHKDKGWEIFTDAVVNWLSANLEGLVFMLWGSYAQKKGAAIDRKRHHVLQSVHPSPLSAHRGFFGCKHFSKTNELLKKSGKKPIDWKSL